DNA from Phocoena phocoena chromosome 1, mPhoPho1.1, whole genome shotgun sequence:
AGCAGGAGCTGTCAACCAGAGTGAGACACTGGAATCAGATGCACGGTAGGCAAAACTTTACTTCCACTTTCGTAAGCTCTTCAGCTGGACCTGAGAATTAAATTGATGTAAAGCAGACTAACAAGGTAGAAACATTCAAGtctatttaatatgttttatgtgATGCGGAGCCTTCATGGGGAAATGAAGACCCCAAGAAGTGGTAAATCCTAAATGCTTTTCTACTAGATTGAACAAAGGCAGGCAACTGTggaaaagtaactaaaatataTGGAGAGCCTAAAAGAAGGTAAGAGTTGTTACTGAATTTGGTCCCACTCTTCACTGCCTGCAAAATCAATACTCTATCAGTGTtgatagaaaggaaagttgcCTTTAAACTGAATgcggcaatctggggagaaggtggactcagcATCCTCCAAAACCACATCTGAAGTTTCTGCTCGgtcatgaaagtttttaaaaggaaacagggAAGTAATGTTAGTTAACCATCGAGATCAGGGGCCAGAGTCGTCCCCATATCCCCCTGTGCAGGCTTGTCGACTCCtcctgatctttctttctttatttagaaataagcCAAAGGCCAAatgaattttaagtaaaataagtccTTGGGGACGCATGATCTTTATTTAGATGCTATTTTGTTCACATGGTTTGTtcaagagattactgaaggggaagctaggaaAGAGATccggtcatctgttaattacttattcttcatttctacttcactCATCTAGGGAAAGAACCAACAAGCTAGGCAAAttattgtgtgatcaaaagatttaAAAGGGGTACTAGGGCcggagatgagtagagcatggggaTGCCTGGTTTAAGATTAGTGTCAAGATAAAGGGGtgcctcctgcagagagctctttcctgcaAAGAGCTTTTTTTCTGCCAAAAGCTGCTCACAAATCCCCGCTTGTCAGAACATGGTTCCATCTCTATGGGATCATGGGTGAAAGTCCgtcttctgtaacttcttcatgCTGACATAGGACACTGTATCCTTAGAGTGGAAGATGTCGACACGGGTATGTAGCATCTCCCTGCTGACAGTTGTCTCGCCCCTTTACATATATGGGCAGAAcaagctacaattattttgatgcccacaaagatatagattattaCGAGCAGTagtgttaatcccattctcttaAGGCCAGTTCTTGGAGCTGTGCTAGCCATAGTTTCAGTACTGCTCAAGATGGAGCTAactggtcatcatgcagttagctttttccctctggtggcagtttcagtatctgtaaaacaactcaggaaggtgcatcagacactgagtctgtgactctattgtccTAATCATAAGCTGCTTGAGCCTgctcttttgtgactcagggaggcctgggagacttcagCTTTTCTATAAACAAGAGGCAGGAGATGTGAATGGGCCTTTGTATCAATActtggggaagggtggggggtggcccacaggggtctgctTGGTTCCAGACTTACTCTGACAAGGTCTGTTTGCACAGAATTCTCTTGGCCTTGACACCCTCCCCAGCTCCCGCCACCCATCTCTGGTGATAAGAACATTTCTTTCCTCTTGGTATAGGaagggtatcttttttttttttttctggctgtgttgggtctttgttgctacacgtgggctttctctagttgcggtgagcgggggctactcttcgttgcagtgcgcgggcttctcattgcagtggcttctcttgctgtggagcacgggctctaggcgcgtgggctccagtagttgtggctcgcaggctctagagctcaggctcagtagttgtggcccacgggcttagttgctccacggcatgtgggatcttcccagaccagggactgaacctgtgtcccctgcattggcaggtggattcttaaccactgcaccaccagggaagcccaggaagggcATCTTTCACAAGGGCGTTTTCTcctgctttcaggaagaaaaggggaggagggTCAGAGCACCCTTCCTGCACCTGCTGTTTTCCaagtgcctttagctcaaaataatcattatgccaaagtggcatattcaGGAGTGGCATATTCTGCCAGCCTTCAGCTGGAACTGGAACACCCAAGCACCCATCCTCAAAGATTCTGATCCTGGGCTGGGGGTCCAGGCAGCAGAACCCTTTAAAGATACTGAAGATTGAGAATCGCCGGGTCAGAGTCAGAGGAAGTGTGGGAGTTTCACACTGACTTCCTGTGCCCCATGTAGTAATTAGACCGAAATGGCTGTAATGGCTGAGGACTGATTTGCAACCGCTCTGAATGTGTGAGCAACCGGGgagcgtgcagctgcttccccaggAAACAAAACCACTGTGCGCGCGTTTTGATACCAGTTTGGCAACAAGATAAGAGTCCTAACGCACATCAAAACATCAGGCAGGTTGTCCGTCCACTTTACTCTTGGCAGATGCCAAGAACTTGCTTGccctaaatgaaataagccatcAGCTGACAGACCTGCAAGCATTCAAAGCTGTCCTCTGAATTCATAGATGAGCttgaggaagaaacagaagcaaaccGGCTTGTTTTGAGATAGACATCCTGGCGGGGTAAGTGATCCAGCCCGAAAGCCAGTCAGTTCAACTAGAGACTTGTTCCAAATAGTTGGCAAACTCGGGTGTTTGTCTCACTTGCTCTCCCCCTCGTGGGATCTAAATTGAATAAGCATCAGCCTGCCAGCTCTCCAAAGCTGGACTTTCAGAAATGTCTTTTGCCTCACTTCTACTTACAGATTAGGTAGGTAATGTTGATTTTTAGCTCCCACAGATACATAATCCAAAACAGATTCTCGGGGGAAAGGATTTCAGCGAGTGTGGAAATCCTCTCCTTTTACCTTCCATTCTACAGGGTCTGGACCCAAGGTCTGGAACCTGCACTCCTTCGCAGTGCTGGCAGGTTgatttttgtgtttgcatacaattGGCACTGCCTGTCCTTGACTCTCTGGGGAAGAACTGAGGAAATGAATCTCCTCAGACACCAGCTTCCCTCTCGGAAAAGTGGTAAAGGGAAAAGCTTTCTGAGATTTTTAGGGCTGCGATGGAGCCTCATTCACTGTTGTATTCCCAGGGCTTGGCGGAGTGCCTGCCTCAAAGAAGGCACCAGGTAAATCTTTGTTAAATAAATGCTTGGTATTAAACACCCACGTATTTATTATGCATTTGGTGCCCAGTATTGGTGGCTGATCGACATCCTGAGAGCTGTTTGTTTATATCAACATTTTCCTATTTGATCTGAGAATCACTAATTGGATCATGTTGGTGGAACCGACTTTAAAGCCCAGCCTGGGACAGGCAGAGGCTGCATCAGATGTCCTGAAAAGGATGTGATTTTTAACTCCTGCTCTCCAGTTCTGAGCTGTTGTGGGCACTTGGTAAATATTAATGAAGGATGAGGCTGGAGCTATATTGGGAGGCTCCTGGGAGTCTGGGACATGGTAAAGGCTTTAACGGCAGTCTTTGGCGGGCAGCCTGACTCTAACCTTCTGGCAGAGAAGCTGGCTCAGCCAGATGGCAAGATGGAGGCTTCACCCTGCCCAAGCTTCCCCAGCACCCCAGTCAGCAGCCAGTCAGTGTCTGCTCTGGGCAAAGCACATTTTGGGCCCTGGGGAGGACACAGAGGTGACACGGATGCTGCAGGGAACACAGGGTGGGCTCTGGAGCCTTAGTGTGTGGCTTTCGGCTTTAAACTGAGCCTCAGAGTTTGGATCTGTACAGTGGAGATCAAAATAGCACCTACTCCAcaatttgtgaaaattaaatgaaatgatgtaaGCAAAACAATTTAGCACAGGACAGAGGGAGGCAGAGTAAGTATCCAATACAGTACACCGTGTGTGTGTTTGCAAGCATCCAATACATTACCCGTATGTTTATACAGGTAAGATCCGGAGGGTGATTTAATTTTGTAATACAATTTGGGGCCAATGCAGTgtttgtcgttgttgttgttttaaagtaACACAATCAGATCCATGAGGGTAGAAAGGAGGGTGAGATAGGAGTATAGGAGGGATGAATTTGAAAGATATTtggatgatgataataaaaaagaattagaaaagagaaGTGCTTGGACTGAAACCAGACTGTTCATTTTACAAAtcactatattaaaaaatatattgtaaggGTCTTTTCTTAAGTCAAAGTCTTGAATCCATTAAATACAGCCTGGCTGTAATCCGGCTGGATGTCTAGCCTCTTGAATTTTTAGGAAATAGATTACACTTTCAGTAAGGTTGCTTACTATGTACATCTTACTTGACTATAATGATTAGCAGCTGAAAGACCCATGctcaaaaatatcttttctatTCTACACATTTCACCAAACTAATTTGATTAACAAACTCCTCTTTTAAATTGGTTTTCTTAAGAAACTTAATTAAGGTCCATGGCTACAAGAACATAGGGGTGGGAGATGATGGTAGCAGAAAAACGGAAGATTAAAAAACGAATTATGTGGGACTTATAAGAAGTACACATAAATCCTGTAAGAAAAATACGTACATGTTCATAGAAATTGGTGTTCTTTAAAACACAAACTCTGGGTTGCTATCCATTTACTCCAAAGAAGttgcccttttcctcttccctgaaCCTTGATCGCATAATCAACTGAACTCTACCTTTTCTCCCCGCTTTCACTTACAAACTGGGCAGAAAGGGGAATAAGGGAGCCCCATTCTCGCAACAGATTTTTCTTGTGCGCTTACAGTGTGCTCTGCGCTCGAagaaagaggtgtgtgtgtggggggggggggcgcagaaACGTAGCCGCCACACCGTGTGACTGAAGTTCAGGGCCAGTGGGACACAAAAGAGGAACTGATTAACTTGATCCGCACCTGTGTCGTAAACGCCTTCACAAGGGAGGCAACTACTCAAGAATGTCGAGGCTGCGGGCAGGGAGGACAAGAGGGAACCGCAGAGGAACCGCAAGCTGGCGAGCTGCAAAGAAGTTCCCGTGGCCGGGGAACAGAGTGACAGGAGTGTCAGGACTAAGTGGCCAGGGGCCAGCTTCAGAAATCAACTTGCTGGAGTACCTTCCATCAGTAAGAGATCGCGTACACGACTCGGTAAACTTAACTCGGGAACTCAAAGCCCCTTTGCTGACTCCCCACGGCGGGGAACCATCGGGTTCCAAGGGCCGCGGGCCCCGCGAGCCGGGCAGCCCGGGTGAAAGCCGCTGCCCGGTCGCGCGGCTGACGCCCCTTCCCCGGCACGCCAGGCTCGGGCCCCGGAGTCGCCACGAGGGGGTGGCGTTGGCCGTGTTCTGTAAGTGCCGGGCGAGGCCGGGCGGGCACCTCCGGGAGAGGCCGGTGTCACCCGGTAGCCGGCGGAGGAACGGCAGCCGGTGCCGCGGCGGTTGTTCCCGACATGCTCTTCTCGGGGAGGATTTCAAACCCTCGGCCGcaaccacctcccctcccccggccccgtCGGGCCTCAGCAACAGGCGGCGGCCCACGTATCATTGGCCGGGCCGCGCAAAGGCCTGTTTTGATTGGCCGCCGCGCCCCCCTGCCCCGCTCTAGCGCTCACCGCCGCCTCCATTTTGTTGGTAGAGGCAGAAGGGGAAGGTCGGTCGGGACGCTGAGGTGGCCTGCAGCTCTCTCGTCGGTGCTCGTGGGCTTCGCTCGTTCCGTGCCTCGTCGCTCCCTGGAAGGGGAGGGGGTTTCGACGCCGAgcaggagccgccgccgccgtaGTCCCGGGTTCGAAGTCGGTGAGTGGCGGCGGCGCGGCGGGTGCGGCCATGTTGGCGGCCGCGCTCCCCATTGTTGGGGGAAGGAGGCGAGATCCGAGGCCGGGCGGGCGCTAGCGGCCCGGAGGAGCGGGTTCCCGGGCCGGGCTCGGGGAACGCTGAGCCGCTCGGAAGCCCAGCGCCGTCGGCAGAACCGAACTTTCCGGGCTCGCGTTGGGAATGACTCACGATCCGGGAACTAATTTCTTTAGGGCTGTTAACATAGTCTGGAAGGGCCGCTCACCTTTTCGAAAAGAAGAGGGCTGCTTATTTGTTCGGTAACTTGGTTTCTTGGAATATCAAATGAAATCTCGAATGTTTAATGTTCACGATAGGGAggcatttttttgtatttaagaaCCGACTTCGTTTGTTACGGCTTGTGAAACTTATTTTAAGACGGGGAGGAGTCAAGAGTTCATATCCAAAGGAAGAGCTGCATGACGTAGACACGTTGGGAGAGGAGGTTTTGTGAAAACAGATATGTGATGTGTCCAAAGACTGGGAAATTCTGGTGGGACTTTCAAAACATGGTCTTTAGGAAAGATTTTAAGCCCATTTCTTGGCATGGCTGTAAAAGTTAATGCTTCCGTGGTTTAATATTTTGGTCACAAAATCCGTGTGAGAATCTGAAAGGTTCCTAGGAAAGAGATGCAACTTGTTGCGGGATTTGGCGGACACCCCTCCCCAGATTCCTCAGGGTTTCCTGGATCTCGAGGGTTTTTAAATGATGACAGTTACAAGGTTAAAGCCATCTTTAGAgactttattttctgccttttagtTCAGGAAGTAGTCACTATTTATGTAGTAAATATAAAGGATCACTTTCGCCTGTGTTTTTGAattgaaataatgaaatatttgcttttctagCTAAGACTTCTCTCAAACTTGTGTGCTGAGGAGACTCAGATGTTGGCCTCAGCTCCTAGGCTGAACTCAGCAGATCGGCCCATGAAAACTTCTGTATTGAGACAAAGGAAAGGATCTATCAGAAAGCAACATCTATCATCCTGGGCGTGGCAGCAAGGAAGAGGACAGGTGGTGGAAATCCTGCAATCTGAAAAGCAGACTGAAAGGTATCAAAACCTTCCCGTTGTAATGGGGCATTTTATGATGGACTCATcctaaactgtttttatttttaaatagaggatTATTCAGAATTGTGGATAAGCTCACTGTTCTTAGGAAGGTATAATAAAGTGCATGTAATGAAGTGTGAACAGTATAGTGAAGTTGAAGCAGACGAatagcatatatttgggtcttgccCAAGATTTCTGGAGTTACAAATTGGAGCTACTGAAGTTTCTTAAAGTTTTGAACTATTTGAAgtggaattctactcaatattctgtttACATTCACTTACAGGTGACAAAGAAGCTGAAGATGGGTGGTGGAGAGAGGTATAACATTCCAGCCCCTCAGTCTAGAAATGTTAGTAAGAACCAACAGCAGCTTAGTAGACAGAAGACCAAGGATCAGAATTCCCAGATGAAGATTGTtcataagaaaaaggaaagaggacaTACTTATAATTCATCAGCAGCTGCATGGCAGGCCATGCAAAGTGGGGGGAAGaacaaaaattttccaaataatcaAAACTGGAACTCTAGCTTATCAAGTCCCACCTTACTTTTTAAGTCTCAAACTAATCAGAACTATGCTGGAGCCAAATTTAGTGAGCCGCCATCACCAAGTGTTCTTCCTAAACCACCAAGCCACTGGGTTCCTGTTTCCTTTAACCCTTCTGAtaaagaaataatgacatttcAACTTAAAACCTTACTTAAAGTACAGGtgtaaaatgagataaagtattAATGTGTTTAAATTTAGGCATATTTAAGGATAATTGGCAATTGTCTCAGACCAAATTCACTAGGGAATTTAATCTGTAAAACTGCTAATTAATGTAGAAAATATAATGACTTAACTGTTTTGTGTGTTATGTGCACTGTGATGGTAGAATCAGTGCaacttaaaataactaaattattgATAATTGTACTTCATATCAATCGTAAGTGTTCTCAATTGAGTAACCATTCAAGTGAAACCAGTCAAGTTTAGATTTGGGGAATGGTAAAGGAATCAGCTTTTTCCATTGCCTGTTGCGGGAAAATAGTAATTTCAGATTATCATTCATGGATCAGCAGAGTGACTTGTTGAGATCTGGCAAATGTGATTATAAGCATCCAGTTAAGACATACAGGGGTTGAAAACTAGCTGAATATTTGAAAGTTTAATGTCCTAAACCAGTAATATGCCAACAATCTGATGCACTgccaaaagaaaatgtgaattttttttagaGTATAGTTGTATTTTAGTGAACTGTATGGTGGTGAATGTGGAAAAGGCACTAGGGGCTATTTAGAATGAAACAGTATACCCCATTGTCCCTGTAACTGACATGCAGTGGATAGGTGTCTGCCAACAAATGCACCGAAACCATTTTATATAGAAATAGTATTCGGGAAATAGTATTCGGTGTTCACCGAGTAGCTTTCAGAATACATTTTAGTATTACAGCACTGCACAAGCTATTCTGACAGTGATCTGGCTTCAAATCGTCCCTGCAAAGCTTGTTTAAAGTTGGGAGCTATATAATGTGAAAGTTTTACGTACCTAGGAAAGAGCcatgtaaatatatgtaataaactTATAGCATATGTAAAGTTTTGTTGGTGTTTATCCtacaaaaatagaatattttagtaTGAATTTGCTGAATGTAAGACATGGACTCTTTTTATACTATGGCCTAATTTTAAAGGTCCAAAAAAACCTTGTTTTTAAAGTTTGCCTTTGTGCTAAAGTGCCACTGTACGTATACTATAATTGATCTTGCTGTAAACTATATTTCAAAGTAAATCCTAGTGTAAGAAGTTTTATATAACTGAAAAGGTTTTAAGCTGCTAAAACACTTCCTATTTTTGAGAGATGTGAAATGCAGTATgggattattttaatttcttaagccCAAAGATCAACTATTAAGGGGTTCCTCTTACCTTAAAAGATTAATTTTGGCTTTCAACAATTTGTGTAACCTATGAGTATATGTGTACAAtgccagtggtt
Protein-coding regions in this window:
- the PNRC2 gene encoding proline-rich nuclear receptor coactivator 2 encodes the protein MGGGERYNIPAPQSRNVSKNQQQLSRQKTKDQNSQMKIVHKKKERGHTYNSSAAAWQAMQSGGKNKNFPNNQNWNSSLSSPTLLFKSQTNQNYAGAKFSEPPSPSVLPKPPSHWVPVSFNPSDKEIMTFQLKTLLKVQV